Below is a genomic region from Trueperaceae bacterium.
AGCCAGGCAGGTCCGTCACCGACGGCTCTGGCTGCATGGCCGCGGCCTCGGCGCCCACGCTCATGGCCAGCCGCGGCAGGGCGGGGGTGCGGAGCAGGAAGCCGGTGGCCAACAGGAGCAGCAAGGCGGTCGTGACCGAGTACATGAGCATGGACGTGTCGGTCCTGAGCTTCCACTCGAAGCGCCGTTGGAACTTGCGCTTGGGCGTGCGCATCGACACGTAGGGGCGCACCATGTAGTTGACGGGCAAGGTCCACGCGTGCACCAGCTTCGTGAAGGGGAAGTACGCGAAGAGCGTCAGGGCGAAGAACACGTGCAGCTGCGTGTAGATGGGAGCGCCCTCCATGAGCTCGGGCTGCGGCTGGAAGCGGAAGACGCTGGCGAGCCATAGCCCAGCGTTGAAGGAGGCGCCCCAGATCCAGCGGGCAAGGGCCTGGTACAGCGCGAGGCCGATGATGACGATGAGGAAGACGTGCACGCCGTAGTCGTCGTGCTGGCTCATGGCGCGTACGTTCGGGACGGCGATGCGCCTCACGAGTGCGGTGACGGAACCCGCGAGCGCCATGAGGCCGCCCAGCGCCCCGATCCAGAAGAAGCCGACGACCCAGCTTCCGAGGCCGAGGACCGCCCCGACGATACCGATGGCGTGCCCCACGAGGAGGAGGACGATGCCCCAGTGCATGAGGAGCGAGGCCCACCCGAGGGAGGCGCGGGCGAAGATGCTGCTGGCGCGCGTCGTGTACTCGAACGGGCGCTTGCGCAGCCTGATGAAGGGCACGACGAAGAAGAGCGTGACGCAGATGTACGGGTAGACGGCCCACAGGAACGTGCTCACGGCGTGCCCCTCCCCGCCGCCCCCAGCCCTGGAAGCGGCTCGGCGTCCGGTTTGAACACCGGCAGGTCCCCCGGGATGGGGGCCGGCTGCCAGGCCGGTTCCGTCGCGCCCGCCAGGTCGTCCCTGACGAGCGCCTCGAGGGCGCGCGCCAGGTCGACGTACGGCGACTCGTACTTCGAGAGGCCCTCGGTCATCTTGGGCAGGGCCGGCAGCACGTGCTGTTCGAGGAGGCGCCTGCGCAGCCCGATGCCGTCACGCGCGCGCAGGCTCTCCGTGAGGGACAGGAACTCGGCCATGAGGGGCAGGAAGTCGGGGAGCTCGCGCTGCAGGGCGTCGAAGCCGAAGTGCCGGTAGGTGGCCTTCAGCTCGAGCATGTACGCGTTCCTGTCCGACACGCCGGCGCCCCTGCACGAGTTCGGTTCCTCGAAGAGGTAGGCGCCCAGGTAGAGGGGGCACGGCGGCGTCAGCTCGAGGACCGTCAGGTACTCGTCAGCGTCGCTGGCACGGGGCGCTGCGAGGAAGGCATCGATCAACCCGGTGGCCGGCCCCGAGTCACCGAGCGCGGCGCGCAGCTCCCTGATGGCGTCCTCGTCGCGGTCCTCCGGGTAGAGGAACAGCTCCGCGACGAGCATGTAGCCCGCGGCGCGGCTGCCGGGCGCGAGGGCGGGGGTGGGCGCGGCGACCGGTGTGGCCTGCGCGCTGGCGCCGCCAGCCGTCCCGGCGGGCGTCTGGGCGGGGGCGCCCATCAGTGCTCGACCCCTTCCTGCGCGCCGTGGAACGTGGTGCGCCGCTTGGGCCCCTTATCGGCGGTGAACTCCGCGAAGCCGGCGAAGCCGCGCTCGATGTAGGGCGTGCTGGCCGTCTTCTCCGTGTGGTTGGTCGGCACCACGAAGCGCTCGTGGTAGTGGGCGAGGGCCAGAAGCCGGTGCATGTGCACGGCGTCCTCGCGGCTGAGGCCCGCCACCGCGAGAACGCCCTCGTCGGCCACGCCCTCCACCCGCTCGGAGCGCCGGAAGCGCCGCACCGCGAGCTGCCTGGCGAGCGCCTTGCGGATCTCCTCCACGTTGCCGGCAGACAGGAGGCTGGCGAGGTACTCCATGGGGATGCGGAACTCGTCGAGCCCCGGGAAGAGCTGGCCGTCGCCGGTCATGTCGTAGGGGCCCTCGGCCGAGTCGGCCGTCGCCACCGGGCTCTCGGGCGGGATGTAGAAGAGGCTCGGCAGCGTGCGGAACTCGGGGTGGAGCGGCAGCGCGATCTCCCAGTCGACCACCATCTTGTATACGGGCGAGCGGCGGCACGCCTCCAGCCAGGTGTCGCTGACGCCGGCCTCGCGCGCCGCCCGGATGACCTCGGGGTCGTTCGGGTCGAGGATCAGGCTGCGGTGGAGACGGACGAGGTCCTCGTCGGGCGCGTTGGCCACCTCGGCGACGCGGTCCATGTCGTAGAGGATCGGGCCCATGTAGCGGATGCGGCCCGGGCACGCCACGAAACACGCCGGGGGCTGGCCCGTCTCGAGGCGGGGGTAGCAGAGGATGCACTTCTCCGACTTGCCGGTGCGCCAGTTGTAGTAGGTCTTCTTGTAGGGGCAGCCCGACACGCAGTAGCGCCAGGCGCGGCAGCGGTCCTGGTCGATCAGCACCACGCCGTCCTCCTCGCGCTTGTAAGCCGCGCCGGACGGGCACGAGCCCACGCAGGCCGGGTTGAGGCAATGGTTGCAGATGCGCGGGAGGTACATCATGAACGAGTCGCGGAACTTCAGGTAGGCGCTGCGCACCTCCGGCGAGAGGCTCTCGAGGTTTGGGTCCTCGGCGCCCGTGCCGCCCTCGTACAGGCCGGCCGCGTTGTCCTCCCAGTTGACCCCCCAGGTGATGTCCATGTCCTCCTGGCCCGTGATCTGCGACTTGGGCCTGGCGACGGGCTGCGAGTACTTGGTGGGCGTGGTCGAGTGCAGGTCCTCGTACGTGAACGTGAACGGGCCCTGGCCGTAGTACTCGTCCATCTGCGGCAGGACGGGGTTGTAGAAGAGGTTCAGCATGAGCCAGAAGCGCGAGGCCTGGTTGAGGGTGGGGTGGTCGCCGCCCTCGTTGCGCTTCCAGCCGCCCCGGTAGTGCTCCTGGTCCTCCCAGCGCTTGGGGTAACCGATCCCGGGCTTCGTCTCGACGTTGTTCCAGAACATGTACTCGGCGCCCTCGCGGTTGGTCCACACGTTCTTGCACGCGAGGGTGCACGTGTTGCAGCCGAGGCACTTGTCGAGGTTGAACACCATCGCCATCTGTTGCTTCACGCGCATGACGCTAGAGGCTCCTTCCGAGCTGTTCCTCGCGGTAGATGACCTTGCGGCCGCCGGCCTCGAGCGGCTTCTTGCGGATGAGGGCCACCTGGTCCCGCTCCGACGGGCTCGTGCCCTGGTAGTTGAGCCAGTAGGTGAAGTTGGCGTAGCCACCGACCATGGTGGCCGGGTTGAGCATGATGCGAGTTGGGGCGTTGTTGTTGCCGCCGCGCAGGTCGCTGACGCCGCGTTCGCGCGCGAGCGACGAGAAGGGCACGTTCACGTGGCGCTCCGAGGAGTGGTAGAAGATCGCCATGTCGCGCGGGATGGTGGCGCTCACCACGGCGCGCACCACGCTGATGCCGTTCTCGTTGTAGACCTCCACCCAGTCGTTGTCGTCCACGCCTATCTGCTTGGCGTCGTCGTCGTTGATCCAGATGACCTGGCCGCCGCGGAACATGTTGAGCATGTGCCAGGAGTCCCAGAACATGCTGTGGATGGACCACTTGCCGTGCGGGGTTATGTACCTGAAGGCCTTCACGCCCGGCTCGCGGATGTCGATCGGCGAGACGTCGCCGATCTTCACCATGTCGAGGGGCGGCTTGTAGGTGGGCATGTCCTCGCCCAGCTCGCGGAACATGCGGTGGTCGAAGTAGATCTCCTGGCGGCCGGAGAGCGTGTGCCACGGCTTGAGGGCCTCGACGTTCATCGTCCAGGGCGCGTAGGTCCTGCCCGCGCTCTCGATGGCCGACCAGTGCGGCGAGGTGATGGAGCGGCGCGGTTGCGACACGAGGTCGGGGTAGTGGTGGCGGACCTCGCGCTCAGGCTCGACGAGGTGCGCGAGCGGCACGCCCGTGCGCTCCTCGAGGCCCTTGAAGATGTGGTACGAGAGCTCGCCGTCTGCCTCGGGCGACAGGCGCAGGATGACCTCGGCCACCTGCCGCGCGTCCTCGAGGGACGGCAGGCCGTCCTTCTCACCCACCAGGTAGCTCTCCTTGAGCTCCTCCACGACCTCCTTGAGGTCCGTCTGGATGCCCTTGGCGCCGTAGCCGTCCGGCTCGACGACCTTGGGCCCGAGGGTCGTGTACCTGTCGAGGACCTTGGTGTAGTCGCGCCTGACCACCTTGACGTTCGGGAACGTCTTGCCGGGCACGGGCTCGCCGTCGCCCGCGTACCAGTCGACCAGCTCGCCCATCGGCTGCGCCATCTCGTCGGGCGTGTCGGTGGCGAGCGCCGTCAAGACGAGGTCCTCCACGGGTTCCGGCAGGTACGTCTTGGCCAGCTCGCTGACCTTGGCGGCCACGAGCTTGAAGGCCTCCCAGTCGTGCTTCGACTCGAAGGACGGGTCGTGGGCGGGCGTGAAGGGGTGGAAGAAGGAGTGGAGGTCGGTGCAGGTCAGGTCGTACTTCTCGTACCAGTGAGCCGTCGGCAACACGATGTCGGAGTAGTTGGCCGAGGAGTCCATGCGCAGGTTGACGTTGTAGACGAGGTCCAGCTTGCCGAGCGGGGCGCCCTCGTGCCACTCGATCTCGTCGATCAGGTCCTCCGACCGGTCGGACCCGAGAACGTTGTTGTGCGTTCCCAGCAGGTGCTTGAGGGCGTACTCGTGCCCCCGCATGGAGGTGCCGATGAGGTTGCCGCGGTAGATCCAGAGGACCTTGGGGTGGTTGGGCGGCGCGTCCACGTCGGCCAGGGCGAACTCGAGCTTGCGGTCCTTGAACTGCCGCGCCACCCAGCTCGCCACCTGCGCGTCCGTCTCGCACCCCGCCTCCCGCGCCTCGCGCAGGACGTCCATGGGGTTGCGCTTGTCGAACTGGGGTTGGAACGGCAGCCAGCCGTTGCGCACGGCCATCATGTTGAGGTCGGCCGGGTGGCGCGCCTTCTTGGGGTAGACCTTGGCGCGCGGCGCCCACAGCGGCTCGAGCGTCATGCCGTCGTAGCGCCACTGGTCCGTGTGGAAGTAGAAGTACGAGGTGGAGTTCGCCTGGCGCGAGGCCACGTCCCAGTCGGCGGCGCCGCCCAAGGTGCCGATCGCGGCGAACGGCCTGACCTTCTCGGTGCCCACGTAGTGGTTGAACCCGCCGCCGTTGCGGCCCATGCAGCCGGTCAGGATCCCCATGACGGCCTCGGCGCGGTAGATGAGCGACCCGCCGTGGAACCAGTGCAGGATCCCCGAGCCGGTGATGAACATGCACTTGCCCTTGGTCTTCTCGGCCGTGTCGGCCCACTCACGCGCGACGCGCAGCACCAGCTTGCGGTCCACGCCGGTCTCCTGCTCCTGCCAGGCGGGCGTGAACGGCTGGGTGGGGTCGTCGTAGTTCTCCGGGTAGGCGCCCGACAGGCCGCGGCGCACGCCGAACTGCGCCATCAGCAGGTCGTAGGCGGTCGTCACGCGGACGGGCCCCTCGCGCGTCTGGATCACGCGGCTGGGAACGCCGCGCAGGTGCTGCTCGGCCGGCTTGCCCTTGCCCTCGGTGGTGCCGAACTCGACGTTGAAGGTGTGGGTGAAGTCGGCGATGGCGACCGAGGCCTCCTCCCAGTCGCCATCCATGAGGGTCAGGGCCGGTTCGAACGTCTCGCCGGTGACGGCGTCTTCCTGCTTGAGGTTCCACCTGCCCGTGGTGTTCTCCTCCCACCTGAAGCCGAGCGAGCCGCCCGGCAACCTCACGTTGCCGTCCACGTCGAGGAGCGGTAGCTTCCAGTCGCCGTTCTCCTCGTCCGCGTAGGCGCTCAGGTCGGAGGCGCGGAGGAACCGGCCGCCCACGTAGTGCCCGTCCTCCTCGTCGAGCCTCACGAGGAACGGCAGGTTCGTGTACTGGCCCACGTACTGCCTGAAGTAGTCGGAGCGCCGGTCGTGGTGGAACTCCTGCAGGATCACGTGGATGCAGGCGAGGAGGTAGGCGGCGTCCGTGCCTGGCCTGACGGGGACCCAGAGGTCGGCGAACTTGGTGATGTCGGCGTAGTCGGGCGAGAGGTTGACTATCTTGCCGCCGTTGTACTTGTGCTCGGAGGCGAAGTGCGCGTCGGGGGTGCGGGTCATGGGGAGGTTCGAGCCCATGACGATCCAGTAGGCGCTCTGGTACCAGTCGGCCGATTCACCAACGTCGGTCTGGTCGCCCCAGATCATGGGCATGACGTGGGGGAGGTCGTGGTACCACTCGTAGAAGCTCAGCATGGTGCCGCCGAGCAGGTTGGCGAGTCGCTGGCCCGAGATGAAGCTGACCATGCTCATCGCCGGGATGGGCGAGAACGACGCGAGGTGATCGGCGCCGTACTCCTTGATGGTGTAGATCTTGGCCGCGGCGATGATCTCGGTGGCCTCGTCCCAGGTGGTGCGCCGCCAACCGGCCTTGCCGCGGGCCGATTGGTACGCCTTGGAGCGCTCCGGGTCCTCCACGATGGCCGCCCAGGCCTCCACCGGACCCTTGCCCGCCTTCCGTTCGGCTCGGTAGAAGTCGAGCAGCACGCCCCGCACGTAGGGGTACTTGGGCCTCACCGGGCTGTAGGGGTACCAGGAGGACGAGATGCCGCGCTGACAACCGCGCGGCTCGTAGTTGGGGGTGTGGTCGTTGATCTGGGGCCAGTCCGTCTTCTGGAGCTCCCAGGTGATCATGCCGTCCTTGACGAAGACCTCCCACGAGCACGAGCCGGAGCAGTTCACGCTGTGGCTCGTCCTGACGGTCTTGTCGTACGACCAGCGGCGGCGGTAGAAGTCCTCCCAGGCACGCGGCTCGTCGAGCACGCGGAACCACCGGGAGGCCCGCCGCGCGCTACCGTTGGCGCCGCTCGCAGGCGGCTGCTGGTCGGTCATGGCGCCACTCCCTCCGCGCTCGCGGCGACGGCCGGGCGCCGCGCCGACGCCGCGAGGTACTCCGCCTCGTAGGCGAGCCGGAACGCCTCGACGAAGGGCCTGAAGTCCCTGACCGTGCCGTAGATGGCCACGATGCCGCCGCGGCCGCGGTCGAACACGAGGTTGACGGCCTCAGTGCGGCCGACCGGGTGACGCCGCGCGATGCCGGCGTGGTCGACCCAGTCCTCGCGCAGGGCTTGGAGCGACGTGTACAGGAGCTCGCCACTCTTATGGACCTGCCACCACACGCGGAACTCCCAACCGTCATGGACCACGGCGCGCTGCACGGACTCGGCCGCGGGGTCGGCCGGGTCGATCTCCCACTGGAAGACGGGAAGGGGGCCGGTGTAATCGGGTTCCTGGGGGCCGAGCGGCTCGTCCGGCACCTCGGGTGCGCTCGACCCGGCGGCCTCGGAGCCGGGCCGCGGTGCGCCCGACACCCGGCCGGGCACCCGCCCGTCGGGGCCCAGGCGCTTGCTGGTGAGGCCGATGTCGCCGAGGAGCACGTCAGGCTGCGGGTCGACCCCGTCCTCGAGCATCTCGGCCTGCAGCGGGTTCATGCTGCCGATCCCGAGTAGCATCGACTTGTCGTCGTACGGGGCCTCCGTCTGCACCACGACCAGCGCGAAGCCGGCACCGTAGAGCACGTCGCGGATGCCGTCCTCCATGGCGCCGACCTTGACGGCGTTCGTGGTGTTCGGCGTGAAGGTGACGGTGACCGTCGATCCCTCGACGTCGATCTCCTTCACGAAACCGGCGCTGGTGATGTTGCGTGAGGTTCCCGGGTAGGGGACGTTGCGCAGCAGCTCCCGGACCTCGTTCGGCGTTGTACCGGTCATCCTGTCTCCTTCCGGCGCGTCCGCNNNNNNNNNNNNNNNNNNNNNNNNNNNNNNNNNNNNNNNNNNNNNNNNNNNNNNNNNNNNNNNNNNNNNNNNNNNNNNNNNNNNNNNNNNNNNNNNNNNNCCCGGACCTCGTTCGGCGTTGTACCGGTCATCCTGTCTCCTTCCGGCGCGTCCGCTTCGTTGGCGGCGCGGGTCAGCTCGGTGGCGGCGCACCCGTCCGCTCGCTCAGGTACGCGAGAAGTCGCGCGAGGCTGCGGAAGTACCTACACTCGTCCGCGCCTCCCTCGTTGACCCGCCAGCGCCACTCGGGGCGGGTCGGATCCTCGGTGGGCTCCAGCCACAGCGTCATGACGAACGACCGTCCGGCAGGCGCGCGCTGAGCGTGCGCGTCACTAGCGGGCCGGGTTCGCGGCGTCATGCGGGCAGTATCTGGTGGGGCGCTTCCAACGCGCTTTCAAACGCGTCGGCAGTTCGTTCGGGGAGGGGCGCCGGTCAGCCGCGCGCGGAGAACGCCTGCCAGCCGCCCGCCAGGTTCGCCACGTCGGTGAACCCGGATCCGGCGAGGAGCTCGGCGGCCCGGAGGCTCCGGCCGCCCCACTGGCAGTAGCAGACGACGAGCGTCTCGCGCCAGCCCGCCAGCTCGTTCAGGCGGCCACGGAGCCCGGCCAGCGGCACGTTCACGCTTCCGCCGATGCTCCCCGTGGCGAGCTCCCACTCGTCGCGCACGTCCAGCAGCAGGTGCGCCTCGCCGGCCTCGCTGAGACGGGCGTACTGCGCGGCGGTGAGGGTCTTCACCCGGCCCAACGAGGGGGTTGGGGCGCCCGAGTCCGGGGCGCCCGGGTCTGGCGCGCCCGCGGCGTGTTCCTCGCCGCAGACGGGGCAGGCGGGGTCCCGCCCGTAGCGGAACTCGCCGAACTCGAGGCGCAGCCCGTCGAAGGTGACGAGCCTGCCCACTGCGGGCACGCCGACGCCCGCCAGCAGCTTGATCGCCTCGGTGGCCTGCAGCACGCCTATCACGCCCGGCAGGGCGCCGAGCACGCCGGCCTCGGAGCAACTGGGCATGGTCCCCGCGGCCGGCGGGCTCGGGTACAGGCACCGGTAGCACGGGCCGCCGGGCCGGAACACGGTGAGCTGGCCCTCGAAGCCGAGGACCGAGCCGTGGACGAGCGGCTTGCCGGCAAGGTAGGCGGCGTCGTTGAGGAGGTAGCGCGTGGCGAAGTTGTCGGAACCGTCGAGAATCACGTCGTAGTCGGCCATCAGCGCATGGGCGTTGGCCTCCGTCAGCCGCTCCGCGTGGGCCTCGAACAGGGTCGTCGGGTTGGCCTCGGCCACGGCGCGCGCGGCGGAGGCCACCTTGGCTGCGCCGACGTCGGCCTGGCGGTGGATCACCTGCCGGTGGAGGTTGCTCAGTTCCACGACGTCGTCGTCGATGACACCGATGCGGCCCACGCCCGCGGCCGCGAGGTAGAGGATGGCGGGCGACCCGAGCCCGCCCGCGCCGATCACGAGCACGGACCCGCGGGCCAGGCGCTCCTGCGCCTCCGGACCGAACCCCGCCAAGCGCAACTGGCGGTCGTAGCGTGTGATCTCGGCCTGCGTCAGCATCGGTCCCGCGCCCCGCCGCGCGCCGGCCGTGACCGGCTCCCCGCGGCCCTTTCGTGGCCAGGATAGTAGCACCGCCACGCCGGCGTCGGGCGCAAGGACCGCGCCGAGGCGGGGCTGGACAACCGGGAGGCCTGTGCTATCCTTCCGCCACGATCCAGGTCTTCGGCACCCAGCAAGCCCGTTACGCCTCCTCGACGTAGGACCAGCCCGTGGACGAACCGATGCTCACGCACGTGGACGACACGAACCAGCCGCGCATGGTGGACGTCGGAGCCAAGCCCCCGACGCGGCGCACGGCTCATGCCCGGGCCATCGTGCGGCTGCCGGCCGAGGTGAGGGCCGCCATCAACGGGAACGACATCGCGGGGCCCAAGGGCCCCGTCTTCGTCACTGCCAGCCTCGCGGGCGTCATGGCGGCGAAGCGCACGAGCGAGCTCATCCCCCTCTGCCACCCGCTGGCCACGGAAGAGTGTCGGGTGGACCTGACCCTCACCGACGACGGCGACGTGAGGATCGACTGTCGGGTCGGCCTGCACGGCAAGACCGGCGTGGAGATGGAAGCGCTCACGGGCGCGTCCGTGGCGGCGCTGACCGTGTACGACATGTGCAAGGCGCTCTCCCAAGACATGACGATCGAGGGGATCCACCTCGTCAGCAAGCGCGGAGGGAAGAGCGATGTCGGCTAGCACGAACTCGACTAGAACGACCTCGAGAAGTGCTGCGTCAGCACGTGACGTGGGGGTCGTGCACCCGTTCCTCGTCGACGTCGACTGCGCCGGCAATCCGGAGCCCACCGCCCACCTGCGCGCCGTCGCCCGGGCGTTGGAGCCGGACCTTCTCGTAGGGTGGGTGGACGATTCGGCGGCCGCCGGTGCGCCCGATCTCTTCGCCGCCCACTACTCGCTACTCGATCAAGACGTGGTGCTGCGAGCGCGCGCACCAGACGAGCTGCCAGGCGCCCCGGGCGATGATCCGCCACCACGTATCCCACGCCCGCCCGAGCAGGTCGCGGCCGAGGTGCGCGCTCGGCTAGCCGAGCGCGCCGCGCGGGTACCGCTCCTCGGGCTCGTGTTGGCCGGCGGCCGGAGCGAGCGGATGGGCCGCCCCAAGTGGGCGATCGAGTACCACGGCGCCCCGCAGGTTCGCGTCCTTCACGAGCTGCTCTCGCGCTTCTGCGAAGGAACGTACGTGTCCATCAGGGAGGAGCAGCTCGCCGAGCCGGTGCTCGCCGGCCTGCCGCACGTCGTGGACGCCTTCCGCGGCTTCGGGCCGCTCGGCGGGATCCTCACCGCCATGAACGGCCGGCGTGACGCCGCCTGGCTGGTGCTCGCCTGCGACCTGCCCGGCGTGACCGCCGCGACCGTCGAGCGGTTGCTGGCAGCGCGGGCGCCGTTCAGGTTCGCGACCGCCTACCGCAGCTCGTCCGACGGACTGCCGGAGCCGCTCGTCGCGGTCTACGAGCCCAAGGCGCGGCTGCGGCTCTTCCAGACGGCCGGGATGGGTTACGACTGTCCCCGGAAGATGCTCATCAACTCGCGCTGCGAGGTCGTTGACGGGGCGGACGCGGTCGAACTGGCCAACGTCAACTCTCCCGACGACTACGCCCTCGCCGTCGCCCGCTTGAAGCCCGGAGGTGCCGCATGACCAGCGAGAAGACGGTGCGGGTCGCCTATTACGCCCTCCTCCGCGAGGCGCGCGGGGAGGCGAGCGAACGGGTGGTCACGGCCGCGCGCGACGCCGCCGGCCTGTACGAGGAGCTCCGCGCCCTCCATTCGCTGCCGCTGCCGCGCAGCGCGCTCCGCGTGGCGATCAACGACGAGTTCGCGGCCTGGGAGCGCGAACTGGCGGACGGCGACCAGGTCGCCTTCATCCCGCCCGTGGCCGGAGGCTGACGTGTTCGCCGTCCAGCAGGGGTCGATCGACGTGGCGAGCTGGGCGCAGCTCCTGGAGGACCACGGCGCGGGAGCGGTCGTGGTCTTCGAGGGTCGCGTCAGGAACCGCGCGGACGGGAGAGCCGTGGAGGGACTGACGTACGAGGCGCACGAGGTCCTCGCCGTGAAGGAGGGCGAGCGGATCTTGGCCGAGGCGCTGCAGCGCTTCGCCATCCAGCGGGCGGCGGCGGTCCACCGCGTCGGACCCCTCGCCATCGGCGAATGTGCCGTCTGGGTGGGGGTCGCCGCGGAGCACCGTTCCGCCGCCTTCTCGGCGTGCAGTTTCGTGATCGACGAGATCAAGGCGCGCGTGCCCATCTGGAAGCACGAGCGCTACGAGACGGGCGAGGCCGCCTGGGTGGAGGGCCAACGCCCGCGGCCCGAGGAGGTGTGAGCGTGACGACGTCACGCCAGACCACCGGTGAAGCCGTGGCCGCGCAGAGGCTGAGCGACAGCTTCGGGCGCGTCATCAAGGACCTGCGCATCAGCGTCACGCCGCGCTGCAACCTGCGCTGCGACTACTGCAACCCGCTGGGGAGCGAGCAGTGCGAACCGCCGGGCGGTCTGAGCGTGCGCGACGTGGCCAACCTGATTGACGCGGCCGTGAGCCTCGGCCTTGGCGCGGTGCGGTTCACGGGTGGCGAGCCGCTCCTCAGGCGCGACCTGCCAGACATGATCCGGCACGCCAAGCGGGTCGCCAAGGTGCCCGACGTCGCCATCACGACCAACGGCACCCTGCTCGCCCGGCGCCTGCCAGAGCTGATCGACGCCGGGCTCGACCGCGTGAACGTCTCCCTCGACGCCCTCGACCCCCAGGTGTTCCGCTCCGTGACGGGCGGCAGCATCGTGCCCGTCCTGGCCGGCATCGAGGCGGCGTTCGAGGCGGGGCTGACGCCCCTGAAGATCAACGCGGTCGTGATACGCGGCACGAACGAGGAGGAGGTCGTGGGCCTCGCGGGGCTCACGCGGGAGCGGCCGCTCGAGGTGCGGTTCATCGAGTACATGCACCTCAACAACGCCCCGGCCGGCGAGTACCACGATCAGTTCGTGGCCGGCGCCGAGACCCGCGCGCGGATCGAGCGGGCCCACGGCGCCCTCGCACCGGTGCCGACCGACCCGAGCGCGCCGGCCCGGCGGTTCCGCGTGCCGGGTTGGTCGGGGACCCTCGGGTTCATCAACGCCGTCTCGGAGCCGTTCTGCGAGGGCTGCAGCCGCATGCGGATGACGAGCGACGCGCGCCTGCGGCCGTGCCTCATGCACGACTGGGAGCTCGGCGCGAGGAGCGCCCTCGACGACGCGGAACCCGTCGAGGCTCTCAGGCGGGCGCTGCGGACGGCGGCGTGGAACAAGGTGTTCTCCGGCATGCGGGAGGGGACCCGCGACCGGACCATG
It encodes:
- the moeB gene encoding molybdopterin-synthase adenylyltransferase MoeB, translating into MLTQAEITRYDRQLRLAGFGPEAQERLARGSVLVIGAGGLGSPAILYLAAAGVGRIGVIDDDVVELSNLHRQVIHRQADVGAAKVASAARAVAEANPTTLFEAHAERLTEANAHALMADYDVILDGSDNFATRYLLNDAAYLAGKPLVHGSVLGFEGQLTVFRPGGPCYRCLYPSPPAAGTMPSCSEAGVLGALPGVIGVLQATEAIKLLAGVGVPAVGRLVTFDGLRLEFGEFRYGRDPACPVCGEEHAAGAPDPGAPDSGAPTPSLGRVKTLTAAQYARLSEAGEAHLLLDVRDEWELATGSIGGSVNVPLAGLRGRLNELAGWRETLVVCYCQWGGRSLRAAELLAGSGFTDVANLAGGWQAFSARG
- the moaC gene encoding cyclic pyranopterin monophosphate synthase MoaC, with amino-acid sequence MLTHVDDTNQPRMVDVGAKPPTRRTAHARAIVRLPAEVRAAINGNDIAGPKGPVFVTASLAGVMAAKRTSELIPLCHPLATEECRVDLTLTDDGDVRIDCRVGLHGKTGVEMEALTGASVAALTVYDMCKALSQDMTIEGIHLVSKRGGKSDVG
- a CDS encoding NTP transferase domain-containing protein, with amino-acid sequence MHPFLVDVDCAGNPEPTAHLRAVARALEPDLLVGWVDDSAAAGAPDLFAAHYSLLDQDVVLRARAPDELPGAPGDDPPPRIPRPPEQVAAEVRARLAERAARVPLLGLVLAGGRSERMGRPKWAIEYHGAPQVRVLHELLSRFCEGTYVSIREEQLAEPVLAGLPHVVDAFRGFGPLGGILTAMNGRRDAAWLVLACDLPGVTAATVERLLAARAPFRFATAYRSSSDGLPEPLVAVYEPKARLRLFQTAGMGYDCPRKMLINSRCEVVDGADAVELANVNSPDDYALAVARLKPGGAA
- a CDS encoding MoaD/ThiS family protein, which encodes MTSEKTVRVAYYALLREARGEASERVVTAARDAAGLYEELRALHSLPLPRSALRVAINDEFAAWERELADGDQVAFIPPVAGG
- a CDS encoding molybdenum cofactor biosynthesis protein MoaE, which codes for MFAVQQGSIDVASWAQLLEDHGAGAVVVFEGRVRNRADGRAVEGLTYEAHEVLAVKEGERILAEALQRFAIQRAAAVHRVGPLAIGECAVWVGVAAEHRSAAFSACSFVIDEIKARVPIWKHERYETGEAAWVEGQRPRPEEV
- the moaA gene encoding GTP 3',8-cyclase MoaA, which codes for MAAQRLSDSFGRVIKDLRISVTPRCNLRCDYCNPLGSEQCEPPGGLSVRDVANLIDAAVSLGLGAVRFTGGEPLLRRDLPDMIRHAKRVAKVPDVAITTNGTLLARRLPELIDAGLDRVNVSLDALDPQVFRSVTGGSIVPVLAGIEAAFEAGLTPLKINAVVIRGTNEEEVVGLAGLTRERPLEVRFIEYMHLNNAPAGEYHDQFVAGAETRARIERAHGALAPVPTDPSAPARRFRVPGWSGTLGFINAVSEPFCEGCSRMRMTSDARLRPCLMHDWELGARSALDDAEPVEALRRALRTAAWNKVFSGMREGTRDRTMVAIGG